A stretch of the Lactuca sativa cultivar Salinas chromosome 9, Lsat_Salinas_v11, whole genome shotgun sequence genome encodes the following:
- the LOC111886375 gene encoding mavicyanin: MELFNERLTAIKTMLCMLLMIQLSLMAIMVKGEVYKVGDSSGWVANTNSNYSNWASSKIFRVHDILMFEYNSTNDNVIRVTHSDFRSCNTSSPIKTFNSGNDSFTIKAHGHYYFTSGFPGHCVTGQKLDVRVPKSSHVAATPPPKPTTSLSPSPNPSNSTMSPMESKAMAPSPVDNAVASHEPKWLLMSTIGVAISGFVVLVCS, from the exons CAATTAAGTCTTATGGCTATAATGGTTAAGGGAGAGGTTTACAAGGTTGGTGATTCTAGTGGTTGGGTGGCTAATACTAACTCCAATTACTCAAATTGGGCATCTTCTAAGATCTTTCGTGTTCATGACATTCTTA TGTTTGAGTATAACTCAACCAACGACAATGTAATACGGGTGACCCATTCAGACTTCCGTTCGTGCAACACATCTTCTCCAATCAAAACGTTCAACTCAGGCAACGACTCATTCACAATCAAAGCGCATGGCCATTACTACTTCACTTCTGGATTTCCTGGTCACTGTGTGACCGGTCAAAAGCTTGATGTTAGGGTTCCAAAATCATCTCATGTTGCCGCCACCCCACCACCAAAGCCAACCACAAGTCTAAGTCCTAGCCCAAACCCCTCTAACTCAACAATGTCACCCATGGAGTCAAAGGCAATGGCGCCTAGCCCGGTAGACAATGCCGTCGCATCACACGAGCCCAAGTGGTTGCTTATGAGCACTATTGGTGTGGCCATAAGTGGTTTTGTGGTTTTGGTTTGTAGTTAA